The window GGCAGGCCGGCCAGGTCGGCTTCGTTCTCGACCATCAGCTTGTAGTCGTTGGTGGCGTCGAGCACGTTTTCCGAGAAGCGGGTCGAGATGCTGGCGTGCTGTTCCTGGATTTCGGCGAAACGCTGCTTTTTCGATTCCGGCAGTTCGGCGCCGCCCAGGCGGAAGTCGCGCAGGGCGTTTTCGACGATGCGCTTGCGCGCCGGCGACAGCGCTGCATAGGCGCCGCTTGCGCGGATCGCCTTGTATTTGGCAAACAGCGCTTCGTTCTGGGCCAACGCGGTCCAGAATTCGGTCACTTTTGGCTGGTTGTCGTTGTAGGTGGCGCGCAGTTCGGGCGTGTCGACCACGTTGTTGAGGTGGCTGACCACGCCCCAGGCGCGGCCCAGCTGTTCGGTCGCTTCTTCGAGCGGAATGACGAAATTGTCCCAGGTCACGTCGTCGCTGGGCGCTTCGAGCTCGGCCACGACCGCGCTCGCATGCGCGATCAGCTGGTCGATGGCGGGCGTGACATGCTCCGGCTTGATATCGTTAAAACGTGGCAGGTCGCTGAAATCGAGCAGGGGATTGCTGGTATCGGTAGTCATCGTGTTTTCCTCATGTCGGTTTCAAATAATTTGTCAATCGCGCTGGCAAGCCCGAGGTTTAGCCGCGCTCGGCCGCTTCGACCGTGTTCATCAGCAGCATGGTAATCGTCATCGGGCCCACGCCCCCTGGCACCGGCGTGATATGCGAGGCCACTTCGCGCACTGCGGCGGTATCGACATCGCCACACAGTTTGCCGTCATCGTCGCGGTTCATGCCCACATCGATCACGATCGCACCGGGCTTGACCATGTCGGCCGTCAGCGTGTTGCGGCGACCCACGGCGGCCACCACCACGTCGGCCTGGCGCGTGTGGTAAGCCAGGTCCGGCGTCGCACTATGGCATATGGTCACGGTGGCGTTCGCTTGCAAGAGCAGCAGCGCCATTGGTTTGCCGACCGTGTTGCTGCGGCCGATGACCACCGCGTGCTTGCCGCGCAGATCGACACCGGTGCTTTCGATCAGTTTCATGCAGCCGTACGGGGTGCACGGGCGAAAACCCGGCAGGCCGGTCATCAGTTCACCGGCGCTGAGCACCGAGTAGCCGTCCACGTCCTTGGTAGTGGAGATCGCCTCGATCACCTTGTTCGGGTTGATGTGCTTGGGCAGCGGCATCTGCACCAGGATGCCGTGGATGGCTGGATCGCTGTTCAGGCTCGCGATGCGGTCGAGCAGGGCCGCTTCGGTCAGGTCGGCATCGTACTTTTCCAGGATCGAATGAAAGCCCACGTCAGCGCATGCCTTGACCTTGTTGCGCACATACACATGGCTGGCCGGATCTTCCCCCACCAGGATCACGGCCAGCCCCGGCTGCTTGCCTTTGGCGGTCAGGACCGTGGCGCGCTGCTTGATTTCTGCGCGTAATTGTTGGGAGAGGAGAACACCATCGATCAGTTGAGCGGACATGATTTTTAGCCGGGAAAAGAGTGGGAAGAAATAGTGCGGAGAAAAGCGGGATTATAAAGCCACTGCTGCTATCGCGTGCCCCGAATCCCGGGAACTCCCCATAATCTTGCATTGGGAGAAAGATGGACTTTACGTTCACGTCAAGTGAAATTCCACGATATGAAACGATATATCGTAATTTGAAAAAGCAGAAAACTACTGTTAGAATTGCTCCACTAAATTTGGGTATTGGTAAATAATCAGCAAAACGTCCGCCGTTGATTTCGATCGGGTAGGGCACTAACAAAGGAGACGCATCAATGTCAGCTCAACTCGACCAGTTGACGGCAGCAGCCGCCAACGATCCCGACACGCTCGAAACCAAGGAGTGGCTCGACGCGCTCGAAGCCGTCATTGAAAATGAAGGCACCGACCGCGCCCACTACCTGATGGAACGCATGGTCGACCTGGCCCGCCGCCGCGGCGCCCACATCCCGTTTTCCAGCAACACCGCCTACGTCAACACCATCCCCACCCACCTCGAAGAACACTGCCCCGGTAACCTGGAGTACGAAGAGCGCCTGCGCTCGTGGATGCGCTGGAACGCGATGGCGATGGTGGTCAAGGCCAACCGCGCCGACGGCGACCTGGGTGGGCACATTTCGAGCTTCGCCTCGCTGGCGAACATGCTCGGCATCGGCTTCAACCACTTCTGGCGCGCCCCGACCGCGGACCATGGCGGCGATTTGCTGTACCTGCAAGGCCACTCCTCGCCTGGTATCTACGCGCGCGCTTTCCTCGAAGGCCGCCTGTCGGAAGACCAGATGCTCAATTTCCGCCGCGAAGTCGACGGCAAGGGCCTGTCGTCGTATCCGCACCCGAAACTGATGCCGACCTTCTGGCAGTTCCCGACCGTCTCGATGGGCCTGGGCCCGCTGATGGCGATCTACCAGGCGCGCTTCCTGAAGTACCTGCACGCGCGCTCGATCGCCGACACCTCCAACCGCAAGGTCTGGGTCTTCTGCGGCGACGGCGAGATGGACGAGCCGGAATCGATGGGCGCGATCGGCATGGCCGCGCGCGAGCGCCTCGACAACCTGGTGATGGTTGTGAACTGCAACCTGCAGCGCCTTGACGGCCCTGTGCGCGGCAACGGCAAGATCATCCAGGAACTCGAAGCGGACTTCCGCGGCGCCGGCTGGAACGTGGTCAAGGTCATCTGGGGCCCGGGCTGGGACGCCCTGCTGGCCAAGGACAAGGAAGGCATCCTGCAGCGCGTGATGATGGAAACCGTCGACGGCGAATACCAGAACTACAAGGCCAAGGATGGCGCCTTCGTGCGCAAGAACTTCTTCGGCAAGCATCCGAAGCTGCTGGAGATGGTCGCCAACATGACCGACGACGACATCTGGCGCCTGACCCGCGGCGGTCACGATCCGCACAAGATCTACGCCGCCTTCAAGATCGCGCAAGAAAACAAGGGCACCCCGACCGTCCTGCTGGTGAAAACCGTCAAGGGCTTCGGTATGGGCAAGTCCGGCGAAGCGCGCAACACCGCGCACCAGACCAAGAAGCTCGACGACGAAGCGATCCGAGAAATGCGCGACCGCTTTGCGATCCCGATCCCGGACGACAAGCTGGCCGAGATCCCGTTCTTCAAGCCGTCCGACGATGCGCCGGAAATGGTCTACCTGCACAAGCGCCGCGAACTGCTGGGCGGCTACCTGCCGCAGCGCCGTCCGCAAGCAGCCGAATCGCTGCCGGTGCCTGCGCTGTCGGCGTTCCAGAACGTGCTCGATGCAACCGCTGAAGGCCGTGAAATCTCAACCACGCAGTCGTTCGTCCGTATCATTTCGACCCTGCTGCGCGACCCGAACCTGGGCCAGCGCATCGTGCCGATCCTGGTCGACGAATCGCGTACCTTCGGCATGGAAGGCCTGTTCCGCCAGATCGGCATCTTCAATCAGCAGGGCCAGTTGTACGAGCCGGTTGATAAAGACCAGGTCATGTACTACCGCGAAGACAAGGCCGGCCAGATTCTGCAGGAAGGCATCAACGAAGCGGGCGGCATGAGCTCGTGGATCGCCGCGGCGACCTCGTACTCGACCAACAACCGCATCATGATCCCGTTCTACACCTTCTACTCGATGTTCGGCATGCAGCGCATCGGCGACCTGGCGTGGGCGGCGGGCGACATGCGCGCACGCGGCTTCCTGATGGGCGGCACCGCGGGCCGCACGACCCTGAACGGCGAAGGCTTGCAGCACGAAGATGGCCACAGCCACGTGATGGCGGCGACCATTCCTAACTGCCTGCCGTACGATCCGACCTTCGCGCACGAAGTCGCGGTCATCGTCCAGGACGGTCTGCGCCGCATGGTGGCGGAACAGGAAGACGTGTTCTACTACATCACGCTGATGAACGAGAACTACGAGCAGCCAGGTCTCACGCCAGGCACGGAAGAGGGCATCCTGAAGGGCATGTACCTGCTGCAGCAAGGCGACGCCAGTGCCAAGCAGCGCGTGCAGCTGATTGGTTCGGGCACCATTTTGCGCGAATCGATCTTCGCGGCTGAACTGCTGCAGAAGGACTTCGGCATTGCGGCTGACGTGTGGTCGGCACCGTCGCTGACCCTGATCGCCCGCGACGGCCAGGACGCCGAGCGCTGGAGCATGGTCCACCCGACCGACGCGCCACGCCTGCCGTATGTCACGCAGCTGATGGAAAAGACCACTGGTCCGATCATCGCCACGACCGACTACATGCGCCTGTTCGCGGAACAGATCCGCGCGTTCATGCCGAAGGGCCGCACCTACAAGGTGCTCGGTACCGATGGTTTCGGCCGCTCCGACAGCCGCGTCAAGCTGCGCGAGTTCTTTGAAGTGAACCGTTACTACATCGTGGTGGCGGCGCTCAAATCGCTGGCCGACGAAGGCGTGATTGCGACGTCCGTGGTGGCCGATGCGATTGCCAAGTACGGCATCAATCCTGACAAACCGAATCCGGTGACCCAGTAACTTTGCCCGGCGTTTTTCCGCACCTCCGATAGCTTCGTCGTTCCCGCGCAGGCGGGAACCCAAGTTACGGGGTGCGGCGAGCGCGCGACTAAACGAATAAGAACGGAGTAAACGCTATGAGCATTGTGGAAGTCAAAGTCCCGGATATCGGCGACTTCAAGGAAGTCGAAGTCATCGAGCTGATGGTCAAGCCGGGCGACACCATCAAGGTCGACCAGTCGCTGATCACCGTCGAATCCGACAAGGCCAGCATGGAGATCCCGTCCAGCCACGCAGGCGTGGTCAAGGAACTCAAAATCAAAGTCGGTGACAAGGTCGCCGAAGGCGCGCTGCTGCTGATCCTCGAAAGCGACGACGCAGCAGCCGCACCGGCAGCCGCAGCACCGGCCGTCGCAGCCGCACCTGCCCCGGTGGAAGCCGCGCCAGCCGCCGCAGCCGTTCCGGCGCCAGCCGCCGCTGCTCCGGCACCAGCCGCAGCGCCAGCACCAGACGCACCAGCCGCCGCAGCCGCACCAGCCCAATCGAACGCCAAGGCGCACGCCTCGCCGTCGATCCGCAAGTTCGCGCGCGAACTCGGCGTCGACCTGCTGCGCGTGCCCGGCAGCGGACCGAAGGGCCGCATCACCCAGCAGGATGTGCAGAACTTCGTCAAGGGTGTGCTCGCGAGCGCGTCGCCTGGCAACGGCAGCAAAGCCTCTGGCGGCGGCTCCGGCGTGGGTCTCGACCTGCTGCCATGGCCATCGCTCGACTTCAGCAAATTCGGCCCGACCGAACTGCTGCCGCTGTCGCGCATCAAGAAAATCAGTGGCCCGAACCTGCACCGCAACTGGGTGATGATCCCGCACGTGACGCAGTTCGACGAATCCGACGTGACCGACCTCGAACAGTTCCGTGTCGATTCGAACGCCGCGCTGGCCAAGTCCAAGTCGACCGTCAAGCTGACCATGCTCGCTTTCGTGATCAAGGCCAGCGTCGCCGCGCTCAAGAAATACCCGGCGTTCAACGCATCGATCGACGCCACCGGCGCCAACCTGATTCTCAAGCAGTACTACAACATCGGCTTCGCGGCCGACACCCCGAACGGCCTGATGGTCCCGGTCATCAAGGACGCCGACAAGAAATCGATCTCGCAGATCGCCGTCGAAATGGGCGAGCTGTCGGCCCAGGCGCGCGACGGCAAGCTCAGTCCCACCAACATGCAGGGCGCGACGTTCACCATTTCGTCCCTGGGCGGCATTGGCGGCACGGCCTTCACGCCGATCATCAACGCACCGGAAGTGGCGATCCTTGGCCTGTCCAAATCGTCCATGAAGCCGGTGTGGGACGGCGCGGCATTCCAGCCACGCCTGATGCTGCCGCTGTCGCTGTCCTACGACCACCGCGTGATCGACGGTGCCATGGCCGCGCGCTTCACCGCATATCTGGCCGAAGTCATGGCCGATCTGCGCAAGACCTTGTTATAAGGACGACACAGCGATGAGCACAATCGAGGTAAAAGTACCGAATATCGGCGACTTCAAGGAAGTTGAAGTCATTGAAGTGATGATCAAGGTGGGCGACACGATCAAGGTCGACCAGTCCCTGATCACCGTCGAATCCGACAAGGCCAGCATGGAAATCCCGGCCAGCCATGCCGGCGTGGTCAAGGAAATCAAGGTCAAGGTGGGCGACAAGATCGCCGAAGGCTCGATGCTGCTGGTGCTCGACGAAGCCGGCGGCGCCGCGGCGGCTCCTGCGGCGGCAGCACCTGCCGCAGCGGCTCCGGCGCCGGCGGCGGCCGACCGGGCCGAATCGCAGGCGCCTGCGCATCCGACGCCGCCAGCGGCCCCAAGCGCGGCAGCGCCAGCGCCGGCCATGGCCAAGTACGACGGCAAGGTCGACATCGAATGCGAGATGATGGTGCTGGGCGCGGGTCCCGGCGGCTATTCCGCGGCGTTCCGTTCGGCCGACCTGGGCATGAACACCGTGCTGATCGAGCGTTACGCGTCGCTGGGCGGCGTGTGCCTGAACGTCGGCTGCATTCCATCGAAAGCGCTGCTGCACGTGGCCGCCGTGATCGATGAAACGCAAGCCATGTCCAAGCACGGCATCAGCTTCGCCAAGCCGGACATCGACATCGACCAGCTGCGCGCCTACAAGGACAAGGTCATCACCAAGATGACCACCGGTCTGGCGGGCATGGCCAAGATGCGCAAGGTGAATGTGGTGCAGGGCGTCGGCCAGTTCGTCAGCGCCAATCACATCGAAGTGACCGCCGCCGACGGCAGCAAGAAGATCGTGCAGTTCCAGAAGGCGATCATCGCCGCCGGTTCGGCCGTGGTCAACCTGCCGTTCGTGCCGAAAGATCCGCGCATCGTCGATTCGACCGGCGCGCTGGAACTGCGCCAGATCCCGAAACGCATGCTGGTTATCGGCGGCGGCATCATCGGCCTGGAAATGGCGACGGTGTACTCGACCCTCGGTGCGCGCATCGATGTCGTCGAGATGCTCGATGGCCTGATGCAGGGCGCCGACCGCGACATGGTCAAGGTCTGGCAAAAGTTCAACGAGAAGCGCTTCGACAAGGTCATGACCAAGACCAAGACGGTTGCCGTGGAAGCGCTGGAAGAGGGCATCAAGGTCACGTTTGAAGCGGCGGAAGCCGGCGTCACCGCGCCCGAGCCGCAGATCTACGACATGGTGCTGGTGGCCGTTGGCCGCAGCCCGAACGGCGGCAAGATCGCGGCCGCCAAGGCCGGCGTGACGGTCACCGACCGTGGTTTCATTCCGGTCGACGCGCAGATGCGCACCAACGTGCCGCACATTTTCGCCATCGGCGATCTGGTGGGCCAGCCGATGCTGGCGCACAAGGCGGTGCATGAAGCGCACGTCGCCGCCGAAGCGGCGCATGGCGAGAAGGCCTTCTTCGACGTCAAGGTGATTCCATCGGTGGCCTACACCGATCCCGAAGTGGCATGGGTCGGCATTACCGAAGACGAGGCGAAAGCCAAGGGCATCAAGCTGGAGAAGGGCCACTTCCCGTGGGCCGCAAGCGGCCGCGCGGTTGCCAATGGCCGCGACGAGGGCTTCACCAAGCTGCTGTTCGACGCCGAGACGCACCGGATTGTCGGTGGCGGCATCGTCGGCACGCATGCGGGCGACATGATCGGCGAAATCGCGCTGGCGATCGAGATGGGTGCCGATGGCATCGATATCGCCAAGACGATCCACCCGCATCCG of the Massilia violaceinigra genome contains:
- the aceE gene encoding pyruvate dehydrogenase (acetyl-transferring), homodimeric type; amino-acid sequence: MSAQLDQLTAAAANDPDTLETKEWLDALEAVIENEGTDRAHYLMERMVDLARRRGAHIPFSSNTAYVNTIPTHLEEHCPGNLEYEERLRSWMRWNAMAMVVKANRADGDLGGHISSFASLANMLGIGFNHFWRAPTADHGGDLLYLQGHSSPGIYARAFLEGRLSEDQMLNFRREVDGKGLSSYPHPKLMPTFWQFPTVSMGLGPLMAIYQARFLKYLHARSIADTSNRKVWVFCGDGEMDEPESMGAIGMAARERLDNLVMVVNCNLQRLDGPVRGNGKIIQELEADFRGAGWNVVKVIWGPGWDALLAKDKEGILQRVMMETVDGEYQNYKAKDGAFVRKNFFGKHPKLLEMVANMTDDDIWRLTRGGHDPHKIYAAFKIAQENKGTPTVLLVKTVKGFGMGKSGEARNTAHQTKKLDDEAIREMRDRFAIPIPDDKLAEIPFFKPSDDAPEMVYLHKRRELLGGYLPQRRPQAAESLPVPALSAFQNVLDATAEGREISTTQSFVRIISTLLRDPNLGQRIVPILVDESRTFGMEGLFRQIGIFNQQGQLYEPVDKDQVMYYREDKAGQILQEGINEAGGMSSWIAAATSYSTNNRIMIPFYTFYSMFGMQRIGDLAWAAGDMRARGFLMGGTAGRTTLNGEGLQHEDGHSHVMAATIPNCLPYDPTFAHEVAVIVQDGLRRMVAEQEDVFYYITLMNENYEQPGLTPGTEEGILKGMYLLQQGDASAKQRVQLIGSGTILRESIFAAELLQKDFGIAADVWSAPSLTLIARDGQDAERWSMVHPTDAPRLPYVTQLMEKTTGPIIATTDYMRLFAEQIRAFMPKGRTYKVLGTDGFGRSDSRVKLREFFEVNRYYIVVAALKSLADEGVIATSVVADAIAKYGINPDKPNPVTQ
- the lpdA gene encoding dihydrolipoyl dehydrogenase, producing MSTIEVKVPNIGDFKEVEVIEVMIKVGDTIKVDQSLITVESDKASMEIPASHAGVVKEIKVKVGDKIAEGSMLLVLDEAGGAAAAPAAAAPAAAAPAPAAADRAESQAPAHPTPPAAPSAAAPAPAMAKYDGKVDIECEMMVLGAGPGGYSAAFRSADLGMNTVLIERYASLGGVCLNVGCIPSKALLHVAAVIDETQAMSKHGISFAKPDIDIDQLRAYKDKVITKMTTGLAGMAKMRKVNVVQGVGQFVSANHIEVTAADGSKKIVQFQKAIIAAGSAVVNLPFVPKDPRIVDSTGALELRQIPKRMLVIGGGIIGLEMATVYSTLGARIDVVEMLDGLMQGADRDMVKVWQKFNEKRFDKVMTKTKTVAVEALEEGIKVTFEAAEAGVTAPEPQIYDMVLVAVGRSPNGGKIAAAKAGVTVTDRGFIPVDAQMRTNVPHIFAIGDLVGQPMLAHKAVHEAHVAAEAAHGEKAFFDVKVIPSVAYTDPEVAWVGITEDEAKAKGIKLEKGHFPWAASGRAVANGRDEGFTKLLFDAETHRIVGGGIVGTHAGDMIGEIALAIEMGADGIDIAKTIHPHPTLGESIGMAAEVYEGVCTDLPPVRKK
- the aceF gene encoding dihydrolipoyllysine-residue acetyltransferase, producing the protein MSIVEVKVPDIGDFKEVEVIELMVKPGDTIKVDQSLITVESDKASMEIPSSHAGVVKELKIKVGDKVAEGALLLILESDDAAAAPAAAAPAVAAAPAPVEAAPAAAAVPAPAAAAPAPAAAPAPDAPAAAAAPAQSNAKAHASPSIRKFARELGVDLLRVPGSGPKGRITQQDVQNFVKGVLASASPGNGSKASGGGSGVGLDLLPWPSLDFSKFGPTELLPLSRIKKISGPNLHRNWVMIPHVTQFDESDVTDLEQFRVDSNAALAKSKSTVKLTMLAFVIKASVAALKKYPAFNASIDATGANLILKQYYNIGFAADTPNGLMVPVIKDADKKSISQIAVEMGELSAQARDGKLSPTNMQGATFTISSLGGIGGTAFTPIINAPEVAILGLSKSSMKPVWDGAAFQPRLMLPLSLSYDHRVIDGAMAARFTAYLAEVMADLRKTLL
- the folD gene encoding bifunctional methylenetetrahydrofolate dehydrogenase/methenyltetrahydrofolate cyclohydrolase FolD, which gives rise to MSAQLIDGVLLSQQLRAEIKQRATVLTAKGKQPGLAVILVGEDPASHVYVRNKVKACADVGFHSILEKYDADLTEAALLDRIASLNSDPAIHGILVQMPLPKHINPNKVIEAISTTKDVDGYSVLSAGELMTGLPGFRPCTPYGCMKLIESTGVDLRGKHAVVIGRSNTVGKPMALLLLQANATVTICHSATPDLAYHTRQADVVVAAVGRRNTLTADMVKPGAIVIDVGMNRDDDGKLCGDVDTAAVREVASHITPVPGGVGPMTITMLLMNTVEAAERG